From a region of the Aeoliella mucimassa genome:
- a CDS encoding DUF4404 family protein — translation MNSDHLREHLTQLHQELSTVHQVDEPTKEMLVTLLKDITNVLSGEASSDDSSTAPSSDSIRAMMADFETEHPKLAQALGQLADGLANLGI, via the coding sequence ATGAACAGCGACCACCTTCGCGAGCACCTCACGCAGTTGCATCAAGAACTCAGCACGGTTCACCAAGTCGACGAGCCCACCAAAGAGATGCTCGTGACGCTGCTGAAGGACATCACCAACGTGCTCTCCGGCGAGGCGAGCAGCGACGACTCGTCGACCGCCCCCTCGAGCGACTCGATCCGCGCCATGATGGCCGACTTCGAGACCGAACACCCCAAACTCGCCCAAGCCCTGGGACAACTGGCCGACGGGTTGGCGAACCTGGGGATTTAA
- a CDS encoding SpoVR family protein, which produces MSTPNSNLTPELAEQQAIMEQHALNYGLDFFPTIFELVDADQLSAIAARGGFPVRYPHWRFGMEYEQLSKSYNYGLSKIYELVINNNPCYAYLMRSNGLVDQKLVMAHVYGHCDFFKNNYWFSKTSRKMMDEMANHGTRIRRYMDEVGVEPVEEFIDACSSIDDLIDIHSPFIKRRVDRERYRFGENNEPEPKPDGRFPAKSYMDSYINPRTPQPEKKTEEEPPKRRFPEHPEQDVMLFLLEYAPLNQWQADVLSILRDEAYYFAPQGQTKIMNEGWASYWHSTIMTRQGLTPGDVVNYCDHHSGTLASSPTKLNPYKVGIELFRDIEDRWNRGAFGKEFDDCDDYKTRQNWDKQLGLGREKIFEVRKVHNDLTFIDSFLTLDFVREHKLFRFGYNQDTEYYEIESRAFPKVKQQLLNSLTNMGRPKIVVEDGNYRNRGELYLKHTYTGVELDMKYANDTLSNLHRLWNRPVHIETVLEERMAVLSFDGSDHEIDWGDESPEVDELYEHQDQS; this is translated from the coding sequence ATGAGCACTCCTAACTCCAACTTGACGCCCGAGCTTGCCGAACAGCAGGCGATCATGGAGCAGCATGCGCTCAACTACGGGCTCGATTTCTTTCCGACCATTTTCGAGTTGGTCGACGCCGATCAGCTCAGCGCGATTGCCGCGCGGGGGGGATTCCCCGTCCGCTATCCCCACTGGCGGTTCGGCATGGAGTACGAACAACTTTCGAAGAGCTACAACTACGGGCTGTCGAAGATTTACGAGTTGGTGATCAACAACAACCCGTGCTACGCCTACTTGATGCGTTCGAACGGGCTGGTCGATCAAAAACTGGTGATGGCCCACGTGTATGGACACTGCGACTTCTTCAAGAACAACTACTGGTTCAGCAAGACCAGTCGCAAGATGATGGACGAGATGGCCAACCATGGCACTCGCATCCGGCGATACATGGATGAAGTCGGCGTGGAGCCAGTCGAAGAGTTCATCGACGCCTGCTCGTCGATCGACGACCTGATCGATATCCACTCGCCGTTCATCAAGCGGCGGGTCGATCGCGAGCGGTACCGTTTCGGCGAGAACAACGAGCCCGAGCCCAAACCCGACGGGCGGTTTCCAGCCAAGTCGTACATGGACTCGTACATCAACCCCCGCACGCCACAGCCGGAGAAGAAAACCGAGGAGGAACCACCGAAGCGGCGATTCCCCGAGCATCCCGAGCAGGATGTGATGCTGTTCTTGCTCGAATACGCCCCGCTCAATCAATGGCAAGCCGACGTGCTGTCGATACTCCGCGACGAGGCTTATTACTTCGCCCCGCAGGGCCAGACCAAGATCATGAACGAAGGTTGGGCCAGCTACTGGCACTCGACCATCATGACCCGCCAGGGCCTCACGCCGGGCGACGTGGTGAACTACTGCGACCACCACAGCGGCACCCTGGCTTCGAGTCCTACGAAGCTCAATCCCTACAAGGTGGGCATCGAGCTCTTCCGCGACATCGAGGATCGCTGGAACCGCGGCGCGTTCGGCAAAGAGTTCGACGACTGCGACGACTACAAGACCCGGCAGAACTGGGACAAACAATTAGGGCTGGGCCGCGAGAAGATTTTCGAGGTTCGCAAAGTACACAACGACCTTACGTTTATCGACTCGTTCTTGACGCTCGACTTTGTTCGCGAGCACAAATTGTTCCGCTTCGGATACAATCAAGATACCGAGTATTACGAGATCGAAAGCCGCGCGTTCCCCAAGGTCAAGCAGCAACTGCTGAACAGCCTGACGAACATGGGGCGGCCGAAGATCGTGGTGGAGGATGGCAATTATCGCAACCGCGGCGAGCTGTACCTCAAGCACACCTACACCGGCGTCGAGCTCGACATGAAGTACGCCAACGATACGCTTTCGAACCTGCATCGCCTCTGGAACCGACCAGTGCATATCGAGACCGTGCTCGAAGAGCGGATGGCGGTGCTCTCGTTCGACGGCAGCGATCACGAAATCGACTGGGGCGACGAATCGCCAGAGGTCGACGAACTTTACGAACATCAGGACCAGAGCTAG
- a CDS encoding DUF444 family protein, whose product MSLKIERDQRRFRQIVRGKVRENLRKYISHGEMIGRKNKDLVSIPLPQLDVPRFRFGDNGNGGVGQGDGQEGTPVGKGGQPQPGGPGEAGSDPGGGHLMEVDMTLEELADILGDALELPNIQPKGTASIEQEKAKYNSVRSTGPESLRHKKRTYLKALKRQISTGSYTPDDPKVTPIRGDQQYRSWTTITKPEVNAAVIYMMDVSGSMTDEQKQIVRTAAFWIDTWLAQQYGGLETRYIIHDAVAKAVDEHTFYHTRESGGTRISSAYKVCAEIIETELPPADWNLYCFQFSDGDNWGEDNERAFATLKERILPHVNLYCYGQVESPYGSGEYLGHLEGRFGDQYNTLVTAEMPDRDAILDAIKIFLGTGK is encoded by the coding sequence ATGTCCCTTAAAATCGAACGCGATCAACGCCGGTTTCGTCAGATTGTCCGCGGGAAGGTCCGCGAGAATCTGCGGAAGTACATTTCGCATGGCGAGATGATTGGTCGCAAGAACAAAGACCTGGTGAGCATTCCGCTGCCGCAGCTGGATGTGCCGCGATTCCGCTTTGGCGATAACGGCAACGGCGGCGTCGGTCAGGGGGATGGTCAGGAAGGTACCCCTGTTGGCAAAGGGGGCCAGCCGCAGCCTGGTGGGCCGGGCGAGGCTGGCAGCGATCCCGGCGGCGGGCACCTGATGGAAGTCGACATGACGCTCGAAGAGCTGGCCGACATCCTCGGCGACGCGCTGGAACTGCCGAACATTCAGCCCAAGGGGACCGCTTCGATCGAGCAGGAGAAGGCCAAGTACAACAGCGTACGCTCGACCGGCCCCGAGTCGCTGCGTCACAAGAAGCGAACCTACCTGAAGGCCCTCAAGCGGCAGATCTCCACTGGGAGCTACACGCCCGACGATCCCAAAGTAACCCCCATCCGCGGCGATCAGCAGTACCGCAGTTGGACCACGATCACCAAGCCCGAGGTGAACGCGGCCGTGATTTACATGATGGACGTCAGCGGTTCGATGACCGACGAGCAAAAGCAGATCGTCCGCACTGCCGCATTCTGGATCGACACCTGGCTCGCACAGCAGTATGGCGGGCTCGAAACGCGGTACATCATTCACGACGCGGTCGCCAAGGCTGTCGACGAGCACACGTTCTACCACACCCGCGAGAGCGGCGGCACACGCATCAGCAGTGCGTATAAGGTGTGTGCCGAAATCATCGAAACCGAGCTGCCGCCAGCCGACTGGAACTTGTACTGCTTCCAGTTCTCCGATGGCGACAACTGGGGCGAGGACAACGAGCGGGCGTTTGCGACACTCAAGGAACGCATCCTGCCGCATGTGAACCTCTACTGCTACGGGCAAGTCGAAAGTCCCTACGGCAGCGGCGAATACCTTGGCCACCTCGAAGGACGATTCGGCGACCAGTACAACACGCTCGTCACGGCCGAAATGCCCGACCGCGATGCCATACTCGACGCGATCAAGATCTTCTTGGGAACAGGAAAGTAA
- a CDS encoding PrkA family serine protein kinase, with amino-acid sequence MSDGRTIIDLVSQRQDRDQFRRKNWIGTFEEYLDLVRANPKVTRTAYQRLYDMINSYGVDIVERGREKKKYYRFFDDPDNGGKDAVFGLRGSLEHLVNALESAANGYGIERRVLLLHGPVGSSKSTIARLLKKGLESYSATDDGALYTLGWVSEDDPEDLDAIEWCPMNEEPLHLIPERFRSDVEQELNAGKGEHDFRVKITGELDPYCRFTYQQRLKKYDGDWTRVIQDVRVKRLLLSEKDRVGIGTFQPKDEKNQDATELTGDINYRKIAEYGSDSDPRAFNFDGEFNIANRGLIEFVEVLKLDVAFLYDLLGASQEHRIKPKKFAQTDIDEVIIGHTNEPEYKRLQNNEFMEALRDRTVKIDIPYVTILDNEIKIYEKDYNNRTVKGKHIAPHTIEMAAMWAILTRLEEPKHAGLTRLQKLKLYNGKTLPGFTEENIKELRDQAVNEGMLGISPRYVQDKISNALVAHPEAKSINPFMVLNELEGGLKHHSLINNEETKQEYRELLSVVKEEYESIVKNEVQRAIAADEDALARLCGNYIDSVKAYTQKEKVKNAFTGQYEEPDERLMRSIEEKIDIPESRKDDFRREIMNYIAALMMDGKRFDYKSNERLYKALELKLFEDQKDTIKLTSLVSNVVDADTQKKIDIVKERLIRNYGYDQESATDVLNYVASIFARGDSKQE; translated from the coding sequence ATGAGCGACGGACGAACGATCATCGACCTCGTTTCCCAACGCCAGGACCGCGACCAGTTTCGCCGCAAGAATTGGATCGGCACCTTCGAAGAGTATCTCGACCTGGTGCGGGCTAATCCCAAGGTGACGCGCACTGCCTATCAGCGTTTGTACGACATGATCAACTCCTACGGAGTCGACATCGTCGAGCGAGGACGCGAGAAAAAGAAGTACTACCGCTTCTTCGACGACCCCGACAACGGCGGCAAAGACGCCGTGTTCGGGCTGCGCGGATCGCTCGAGCACCTGGTGAACGCCCTCGAGAGCGCAGCAAATGGCTACGGCATCGAGCGCCGCGTGTTGTTGCTCCACGGCCCGGTCGGCAGCAGCAAGAGCACCATCGCCCGGTTGCTGAAGAAAGGTCTCGAAAGCTACTCGGCCACTGACGACGGGGCGCTATACACGCTTGGCTGGGTGAGCGAAGACGATCCGGAAGATTTGGACGCCATTGAGTGGTGCCCGATGAACGAGGAGCCACTGCACCTAATTCCCGAGCGGTTCCGCAGCGACGTGGAACAGGAACTGAATGCAGGCAAAGGCGAGCATGACTTCCGCGTGAAGATTACCGGCGAACTCGATCCGTACTGCCGTTTCACGTACCAGCAGCGACTCAAAAAGTACGATGGCGATTGGACCCGCGTGATCCAGGACGTTCGCGTGAAACGCCTGCTGCTGAGCGAGAAAGATCGTGTCGGCATCGGCACCTTCCAACCGAAGGACGAAAAAAACCAGGATGCAACCGAACTGACCGGCGACATCAACTATCGCAAAATCGCCGAATACGGCAGCGACAGCGACCCCCGGGCGTTCAACTTCGATGGCGAGTTCAACATTGCCAATCGTGGGCTGATTGAGTTCGTCGAAGTGCTGAAGCTCGACGTCGCGTTCCTGTACGACCTGCTCGGCGCGAGCCAGGAACACCGCATCAAACCGAAGAAGTTTGCCCAGACCGACATCGACGAAGTGATTATCGGGCATACCAACGAACCCGAATACAAACGGTTGCAGAACAACGAGTTCATGGAAGCACTCCGCGACCGCACGGTAAAGATTGACATTCCGTACGTGACGATCCTCGACAACGAGATCAAGATTTACGAGAAGGACTACAACAATCGCACCGTGAAAGGCAAACACATTGCGCCGCACACGATCGAGATGGCCGCGATGTGGGCGATCCTCACTCGGCTCGAAGAACCAAAGCACGCCGGGCTGACTCGGCTGCAGAAGCTCAAGCTCTACAACGGCAAGACGTTGCCTGGCTTCACCGAAGAGAACATCAAGGAACTTCGCGACCAGGCAGTCAACGAGGGCATGCTCGGCATCAGCCCCCGTTACGTGCAGGATAAGATCTCGAACGCTCTGGTGGCCCACCCCGAAGCGAAAAGCATCAACCCGTTCATGGTGCTGAACGAACTCGAAGGGGGCCTCAAGCATCACAGTCTGATCAACAACGAAGAAACCAAGCAGGAGTATCGAGAGCTCCTCTCGGTGGTAAAGGAGGAATACGAAAGCATCGTGAAAAACGAAGTGCAACGTGCCATCGCCGCTGACGAAGACGCCCTCGCCCGCCTGTGCGGCAACTACATCGATAGCGTGAAAGCGTACACGCAGAAGGAGAAAGTGAAGAACGCCTTTACTGGGCAGTACGAAGAGCCCGACGAGCGACTGATGCGGAGTATCGAAGAGAAGATTGATATTCCCGAAAGCCGCAAAGACGACTTCCGCCGGGAGATCATGAACTACATTGCCGCGCTGATGATGGACGGCAAGCGGTTCGATTACAAATCGAACGAACGGCTCTACAAAGCTCTGGAACTCAAGCTGTTTGAAGATCAGAAAGACACCATCAAGCTAACAAGCCTGGTTTCGAACGTGGTCGACGCCGACACGCAAAAGAAGATCGACATCGTGAAAGAACGCCTGATCCGCAACTACGGCTACGATCAAGAAAGTGCGACCGACGTGCTGAACTACGTCGCCAGCATTTTTGCGAGAGGAGATAGTAAGCAAGAGTAG
- a CDS encoding GIY-YIG nuclease family protein: MNQYYTYIMASHSGVLYTGMTNDLERRVQEHKSGVVPGFSQKYKTTRLVWFETFTDVNEAIEAEKKIKGWVRRKKIALIEAMNPTWRDLAEVNSEA, from the coding sequence ATGAACCAATACTACACCTACATCATGGCGAGCCATTCTGGCGTGCTGTATACCGGCATGACGAACGACCTCGAGCGGAGAGTCCAAGAACACAAGAGCGGAGTCGTTCCGGGCTTCTCCCAGAAGTACAAAACCACTCGCTTGGTTTGGTTTGAAACCTTTACCGACGTAAACGAGGCCATTGAGGCAGAGAAGAAAATTAAAGGGTGGGTGAGACGCAAAAAGATCGCGTTGATCGAAGCGATGAACCCCACCTGGCGAGACCTGGCGGAAGTGAACAGCGAAGCGTGA
- a CDS encoding IS5 family transposase produces the protein MATKEKRTYKVTNWKEYNKSLIERGNITIWFSDEALENWEHPNDQTKVGRPFVFSDTAIECLLTIRELLKLPYRQTEGFGRSLVAMLGVEAAIPNYSSLAKRASKLNVSLDIANKRGDIDIVVDSTGMKVFGEGEWKMRTHGKSKRRTWRKLHLSVNPDTREIVAEILTENSCHDADAVPEMLEQVEQPVKKFHGDGSYDKWKVYEGLESEGIEPVIPPQHNAKIKQHGNSAEEPLPRDEAIRQIRRKGRRSWKEEVGYHRRSLAETTMYRVKQSFGSHLKNRVFENQQTEARLRCKIINQFTQLGLPQFEWS, from the coding sequence ATGGCTACGAAAGAAAAACGAACCTACAAAGTCACGAACTGGAAGGAGTATAACAAGTCGCTCATCGAGCGTGGAAACATCACTATTTGGTTTAGCGACGAGGCGTTGGAGAACTGGGAACATCCTAACGACCAGACAAAAGTCGGTCGCCCTTTTGTCTTCAGCGATACGGCGATCGAGTGCTTGCTGACGATTCGCGAACTGCTGAAACTTCCCTATCGGCAGACTGAGGGATTCGGCCGCTCGCTGGTGGCGATGTTGGGCGTCGAGGCAGCGATTCCCAATTATTCTTCGCTCGCCAAGCGAGCCAGCAAGCTGAATGTTTCGCTCGATATCGCTAACAAGAGGGGCGACATCGATATCGTGGTGGATAGCACCGGCATGAAAGTGTTTGGCGAGGGCGAATGGAAGATGCGGACGCATGGCAAGTCGAAGCGGCGGACATGGCGGAAGCTGCATTTGTCGGTGAATCCTGACACCCGCGAGATTGTGGCGGAGATTTTGACCGAGAACAGTTGCCACGATGCCGATGCGGTTCCCGAAATGCTGGAGCAGGTGGAGCAGCCCGTAAAAAAGTTTCACGGCGACGGTAGTTACGACAAGTGGAAGGTTTATGAAGGGCTGGAATCCGAAGGCATTGAGCCGGTGATTCCGCCGCAGCACAACGCCAAGATCAAACAACATGGCAACTCTGCGGAGGAGCCTTTGCCCCGGGACGAGGCAATTCGTCAGATTCGACGCAAGGGGCGTAGGAGTTGGAAAGAGGAAGTGGGCTATCATCGTAGAAGCTTGGCGGAAACGACCATGTACCGAGTGAAACAAAGCTTTGGGAGCCATCTCAAAAACCGAGTATTCGAAAACCAACAAACGGAAGCCCGCTTGCGCTGTAAAATCATCAATCAATTCACCCAACTCGGGCTTCCACAGTTCGAGTGGAGTTAG